In the genome of Notamacropus eugenii isolate mMacEug1 chromosome 5, mMacEug1.pri_v2, whole genome shotgun sequence, one region contains:
- the LOC140508573 gene encoding uncharacterized protein encodes MTLDLRDSLERWRNTELALKDLSSCRHLLAVPLVRFLQEERDVHWHPRVVSTLRNNDLSHRELLDRLEAVCRNEEDRLHLSNPGCQDEQVCGLYMEMAQQKLNMSSALELGSQLSVLISELLQVLGDPKETLKALRSNPDLVDVVSLRILLQVQELLLQVFQQPQDSETRWHQMLPILNFALLASENLQSCWLNDANVSLSLPISVEGVSLFQLFLALSPSGPGKTLAQGLMSVHHCLWDRGHEELDGKTRAILSSMSLKAGLLLLTSLIYPIFFVSFKQMTLWIQNYAQNLRARTEALKRERRLAEDLLHQMLPKSVAKQLRRHRHVEAEDYEQVTIFFSDIVGFTSIAASCTPLEVVNMLNNLYVCFDTRIESYDVYKVETIGDAYMVVSGLPERNGEKHADEIAKMALDLVAAVRQVLIPHMPREKLQLRAGIHTGPCVAGVVGYKMPRYCLFGDTVNTASRMESTSLPQKIHISSATYQTLLTDDAYEIELRGEIDVKGKGKMKTYWLLGNKNYSIQNDSLVCHWQPCHNASGNKKAERNGSLGLSVRRGRAGFVGSVEEGSMRGYP; translated from the exons ATGACCCTGGACTTGAGAGACAGCCTTGAGAGATGGAGGAACACAGAGCTAGCCCTCAAGGATCTGTCATCCTGCAGACACCTCTTGGCGGTACCTTTGGTCAGGTTCCTGCAAGAGGAGAGGGACGTCCACTGGCACCCACGGGTGGTCTCCACATTAAGGAACAACGACCTGTCACACAGGGAGCTGCTGGACCGCTTGGAGGCTGTCTGTAGAAATGAGGAAGATAGACTGCATCTCAGCAATCCTGGATGCCAGGATGAACAAGTCTGCGGATTGTATATGGAGATGGCACAACAAAAACTCAATATGTCCTCAGCTCTTGAACTGGGTTCACAGCTCTCTGTGCTCATCTCAGAATTGCTGCAGGTGCTAGGGGATCCCAAGGAGACCCTCAAGGCACTGAGGAGCAACCCTGACCTGGTTGATGTGGTCTCCTTGAGGATCCTCTTACAGGTCCAAGAATTACTTCTTCAGGTCTTTCAGCAACCCCAAGACAGTGAGACAAGATGGCACCAAATGCTCCCCATTCTTAACTTTGCCCTTCTTGCTTCAGAAAATCTTCAGAGCTGCTGGCTTAATGATGCCAATGTGTCCCTTTCCCTGCCTATATCTGTGGAAGGCGTTTCCCTCTTTCAGCTCTTCTTGGCACTATCTCCCTCGGGCCCTGGGAAAACCCTGGCTCAAGGTCTCATGAGTGTGCATCATTGCCTTTGGGACCGTGGCCACGAGGAGCTGGATGGGAAAACCAGAGCCATCCTTTCATCCATGAGCCTTAAGGCTGGCTTGTTGCTGCTGACCAGCCTTATCTACCCTATTTTCTTCGTGTCTTTCAAGCAGATGACCCTGTGGATCCAGAACTATGCTCAGAACCTCAGGGCAAGGACTGAGGCTCTGAAACGTGAACGGAGGCTGGCTGAAGATCTCCTCCACCAGATGCTGCCCAAATCTGTGGCAAAGCAACTTCGGAGACACAGACATGTTGAGGCTGAGGATTATGAGCAG GTGACCATCTTCTTCTCAGACATTGTGGGCTTCACCAGCATTGCTGCCTCCTGCACCCCCCTGGAAGTGGTGAACATGCTCAACAATCTATATGTCTGCTTCGATACAAGGATTGAGTCCTATGATGTCTACAAG GTGGAGACCATTGGTGATGCATATATGGTGGTAAGTGGGCTGCCTGAAAGGAATGGGGAGAAGCATGCCGATGAGATTGCTAAGATGGCACTGGATCTGGTGGCTGCTGTGCGCCAAGTCCTGATCCCCCACATGCCCAGGGAGAAGTTGCAGTTGAGGGCTGGAATCCACACAG GCCCCTGTGTTGCTGGTGTGGTTGGCTACAAAATGCCCCGGTACTGCCTCTTCGGAGACACGGTCAACACAGCGTCTAGGATGGAATCTACCAGTCTTC CCCAAAAGATTCACATCAGCTCAGCCACCTACCAGACCCTTCTGACGGATGATGCTTATGAAATTGAACTTCGTGGAGAGATTGATGTCAAG ggcaaagggaaaatgaaaacctACTGGCTCCTGGGAAACAAGAACTACAGCATTCAGAATGACAGCCTGGTGTGTCACTGGCAGCCTTGCCACAATGCCTCTGGAAACAAGAAGGCAGAGAGGAACGGGAGCTTGGGCCTATCTGTAAGGAGGGGCAGGGCAGGCTTTGTGGGCAGTGTGGAGGAGGGCTCGATGAGGGGCTATCCCTAG